The segment TATTAATGGAACTTTAACTGTAGCAGATGAATATATAAAAGAACTTGCCCGAAGGCTTGAAGGAATGAGTGAAGGAATTATTGTTTGCGGTGAAATAGACAACCAGAATTTTTCTGCCGCGATTTTGGATTTGGCAAAAGAGCTCGATTTTCCGATACTAGCAGACCCTCTATCACAGCTTCGTTCCATTGACGATACGGACAATTTGATTGTCGATACATATGATGTGTTTTTACGGAACGATGCTGTAAAGCAAGCATTAGCGCCTGAGGTTATCATTCGTTTTGGAAGCATGCCTGTAAGTAAACCTCTTACTTTATATATGAAGCAATCAGAAGCACTGCAAATAGTTGTTGACGGTGGTGCTGGTTTTCGCGATCCTAATCAGCTGACTGCTGAAATGGTTTATTGTGATGAAACATTATTTTGTAGGAAGCTTGCGGAATATGTTAAGAAAAACAAGCACAATGATGGGCAGCTATGGAAGGACATCAATGAAAAAACAAAACAAGCACTTAGTCAGGTAGCAAATATAAGTGAATTAAGTGAAGCGAAATTATTTCACTTATTAGCTGAGCTACTACCTGATAATTCGGTGTTATTTGTCGGCAACAGTATGCCTATTCGTGATTTAGATACTTTTTTCCATAAACAAAGAAAAAATATTTCTATTTATGCGAACAGAGGAGCAAATGGCATTGATGGAACAGTATCAACAGCTCTTGGGGTTGGTGCCGCAAAACAACAACCATTATATTTAGTACTTGGAGATTTGACGTTCTTCCATGATATGAATGGTCTTATCGCAGCAAAACAATATAATGTGCCAATTACGATCATTCTTATTAACAATAATGGTGGAGGGATTTTCTCCTTTTTACCGCAAGCCCAGCATCCAAAGCATTTCGAATTATTGTTTGGCACACCATTAGATATTCATTTTGAACATATTATCAGGATGTATGGCGGGGAATACAATGCTGTCGAGGATTGGGATCATCTTAAGTCTTTATGTGCTTCAAGTGAAGATTTTGGCATTAG is part of the Niallia taxi genome and harbors:
- the menD gene encoding 2-succinyl-5-enolpyruvyl-6-hydroxy-3-cyclohexene-1-carboxylic-acid synthase, with amino-acid sequence MNHQENLTAYLQSFVNELVRNGIKNAVISPGSRSTPIALLMAEHSQMNVHVHVDERSAAFFALGMAKALKEPTVLVCTSGTAAANYFPAIVEAKISRIPLIVLTADRPHELRDVGAPQAIDQVNLYGNQVKWFMEMSPPDAAPEMLRYVKTVSSRAVASAMKEPKGPVHLNMPFREPLIPDFDNMEKYENESRHVEIINGTLTVADEYIKELARRLEGMSEGIIVCGEIDNQNFSAAILDLAKELDFPILADPLSQLRSIDDTDNLIVDTYDVFLRNDAVKQALAPEVIIRFGSMPVSKPLTLYMKQSEALQIVVDGGAGFRDPNQLTAEMVYCDETLFCRKLAEYVKKNKHNDGQLWKDINEKTKQALSQVANISELSEAKLFHLLAELLPDNSVLFVGNSMPIRDLDTFFHKQRKNISIYANRGANGIDGTVSTALGVGAAKQQPLYLVLGDLTFFHDMNGLIAAKQYNVPITIILINNNGGGIFSFLPQAQHPKHFELLFGTPLDIHFEHIIRMYGGEYNAVEDWDHLKSLCASSEDFGIRLFEIKTNRDENLKEHRQIMANVSQEIQHFLRDDKK